The following are from one region of the Spodoptera frugiperda isolate SF20-4 chromosome 20, AGI-APGP_CSIRO_Sfru_2.0, whole genome shotgun sequence genome:
- the LOC118261735 gene encoding luciferin 4-monooxygenase-like: MTADALAKTRITNRVARLKKSAAARYNIDEKEVHIGHIALESMLLDPDMISQIDFTTGQEETNRSVAQRSSRLASAMVNAGLKPGDPAIVMGNNHMDLCIPYFACHFGGYPMCAIDPSIGKNDLVRLFPYIFPKIVFCLKSCEEKVREAFKVNNLEGFIVVFDDKKTDLEAFVQEHNGTEVDYRPATFDHSKIAAWLMLTSGTTGLPKVAIIPFDTLLHGIISWWEPFPEKVESILAMATLQWMSSLLYFISGPLKGSTRIQASEPLSPMKLVQIINKYRPVTTAFTPYLLGHFLNVAEKNCDLSCFKYIVIAGSAIEKPLLDRFKKVCDAFMYLVYGMTELLVPTFDYNDDTPFGSTGKPQSQYEFKLVDDNAKTLEGSYKTGELWIKGNAFFKGYLNNAEETKTMLTDDGWFKTGDMFYKDDQDYYYFVERKRLLIKHYGFLLSPLQMEEIVKRHPSIVDACAVSLPQLDCTELPVFALQRRNGDKVDTQEVAELLRKNMEGKRLNGGFFFVDSLPVTPSGKIHRAKVKEMAQAAQKILF; encoded by the exons ATGACTGCCGACGCTCTCGCTAAGACTAGAATCACCAACCGTGTGGCCCGCCTCAAGAAGAGTGCTGCTGCGCGTTACAACATCGATGAGAAGGAGGTGCACATTGGCCACATCGCTCTGGAGTCCATGTTACTGGACCCGGACATGATCAGCCAG ATTGATTTCACTACTGGACAAGAGGAAACGAATAGATCTGTGGCCCAGCGCTCAAGCCGCCTCGCCAGTGCTATGGTGAATGCTGGCCTGAAGCCTGGAGACCCTGCAATTGTCATGGGCAACAACCACATGGACCTCTGCATCCCATACTTTGCCTGCCACTTCGGAGGATATCCCATGTGTGCCATCGACCCCAGTATTGGCAAAA ATGACCTAGTGAGATTATTCCCATACATCTTCCCCAAAATCGTGTTCTGTCTGAAGTCTTGCGAAGAAAAGGTCCGAGAAGCGTTCAAGGTCAACAACCTTGAGGGCTTCATCGTCGTATTTGATGACAAAAAAACTGATCTAGAGGCTTTCGTTCAGGAGCACAACGGCACTGAAGTTGACTACAG GCCTGCCACTTTCGACCATTCCAAGATTGCTGCCTGGTTGATGTTGACTAGCGGCACCACTGGCTTACCGAAAGTCGCCATCATACCATTTGACACTCTACTCCATGGAATCATCAGTTGGTG GGAACCCTTCCCAGAGAAAGTGGAAAGTATTCTGGCTATGGCCACATTACAATGGATGTCATCCCTACTCTACTTCATTTCGGGCCCACTGAAGGGCTCCACCAGGATTCAGGCCTCCGAACCATTATCCCCGATGAAACTCGTCCAAATTATCAACAAATACAGg CCCGTCACGACAGCGTTTACGCCATATTTATTAGGTCATTTTCTGAATGTCGCCGAAAAAAATTGTGACTTATCGTGTTTCAAATACATTGTTATTGCGGGCAGTGCTATCGAGAAACCATTATTGGACAGatttaaa AAAGTATGCGATGCTTTCATGTACCTGGTTTATGGAATGACGGAGTTGTTGGTACCTACCTTTGACTACAACGACGACACTCCATTCGGATCGACCGGCAAGCCTCAGTCACAGTATGAGTTCAAG CTCGTGGATGAcaatgcaaaaactttggaagGATCATACAAGACCGGTGAACTGTGGATTAAGGGCAACGCCTTCTTCAAG GGCTATCTAAACAATGCTGAGGAGACTAAGACCATGTTGACTGACGACGGATGGTTCAAAACTGGAGACATGTTCTACAAGGACGACCAAGATTATTACTACTTTGTGGAGCGCAAGAGACTTTTAATTAAGCACTACGGTTTTCtg CTTTCCCCATTACAAATGGAGGAGATTGTCAAGCGTCACCCATCCATAGTAGATGCCTGTGCGGTCAGCCTACCACAACTTGATTGCACCGAACTGCCCGTATTTGCCCTACAGAGAAGAAATGGTGACAAAGTTGATACACAAGAAGTCGCCGAGTTATTGAGAA AGAACATGGAAGGGAAGCGACTGAACGGCGGGTTTTTCTTCGTAGATTCATTACCCGTCACGCCCTCCGGCAAGATACATAGAGCAAAAGTGAAGGAGATGGCACAGGCAGCACAAAAAATCCTCTTCTAG